CCACACCGGAATCTCCTTCGACTTCACCCAGTCCACCCACCGGTCATTCTCCCCCAGCCGTTTCACCTCGCGCACGCCGACCGACCGCCGCGCGTTTTTCCGCACGACGCAGTCCACCCCGCGTAGCTGAAGACACCACAGGTCCGCGAGCGCGGAGAATCCGCGATCCCCCAGCACCACATCCCCGGCCCGCAACCCCGGCCACATCCGTCGAAACAGTGTGGTCTCCGCCGCGTGCAGCGAGTCCCAGGCCAGGTCGAGCATCGCCCCCGCGGCCAGGGAAAAGATCACCGCGATCCGCGCCACGGGAAAGCCGCATCCGGGCTTCTGCGTGCGCGGCTGAGGGAACGCCGTCTGATTGGACGCGCTGTCCGGCATCGACACGGCCGAGCCGTCCACGACGACGACGTTGCGCCCGCACCACAGACCTCGACCGGCGAACCGGGTCTCCATGCTTCGCAGCAGCGACCCGTGAATCTCCCCGAGCCACGCCGGATCGAGACGCGCGCGGGCCTGGCAGTAAGCGGACGTGCTCGCCGAGGCGACGCGCCCGCGAAAACACGGTCGACGAAATGCAAGCCCTGTCACGCCAGATCCTCGATGCTTCCACCAAGGGCGTCCCAAAAAGAAAACGCGGAGATTCCGCGTAGATAGGGGCTTATCTTGGCGCCATTCGGGACCATTCAGGGCAATTCAGGGCCATTCCGGACACAATACAGCCATTCAGGACACAATACCGATCTTGGGCGCATAGAGGTCCACACTACGGCTTCGACGGGCTGTGCCAGTGGCCGATTCGTGCGAGTGGGATGTGATGGACTGCACCGGCGCTCCCGTGTGCGTGCAGGTCGCAGCCACAGACTCCGAGAGGTCGGCCGAGGTCGCGTCGTAGAGACCGGGGACACGCACCCGGGGGCACGCTGCGTCTCCCCGGTGTTGGAGAAGGTTTATTCGGGTCCTGGCCGGGATCGAGGTGATGGCGGGTTGCCACACATTTTCCGGATTCGACGGCGCAGGGTTTGTGCTATGATCGGTCGCCCGCCGCGTGATCGGACGGGCAAGGAGGGTATTTCGATGCGTGCGTGGCTGTATGCCGTGCTGATTTTGGCGATTGCTTCCCTGACGGTCGCGGGTTTCGTGGCCTGCGGCGGCGATGACGACGACGACGAGGAAGAGACCGGCGACGACGACGGCGGGGACGACGACGACGCGTCCGACGACGATGACGACGATCTGGCGGACGACGATCTCGCGGATGACGACGCCGACGACGACCTCGACGACGACGCGGCGGACGACGACACGTCCGAAGGCTGCGATCCGGTCGGCGACGAAGCGGTGACCATCTGCGACCCGGTCTACACCGAGGAGACGGAATTTCTGCAGGCCGTCAACGGTTGGCCCGTTTCGGTGAACGTGAATTACGAGGGCGAGATCCCGGCGGACACCGACCTGTGGCTCGACTGCCGCCCGCAGGAGCAGTGGCCGAATTCGCTGCCCCTGGACTCGCTGGCCGGAGACGATATCGGCATCATTCCGTGGAGTCTCGCGCTCGCCTATCACCAGATCCCGCCGGGCTTCACCGGTCAGGCCGACGTCAATGCGAGTTGCGACCTCGTGATCGTCGACGCGAGCGATCTGCCGGTCTCGAACACGCTCGTCCTGACGATTCTGGTCAAGGCGGGCGGACCGGTCTGATTGGAAATCCCTGGACAACACGGCGGCCCGGTTCGCGCCGGGCCGCCGGTCATTTGGGCGACGGATTCTTCGGTTTGGGATTTTTTGCGGGATCGTCCTCGCCCATCAGCTCTTTGCGGCTGGGGCGGTCTATGTACTTGAACACCGGCGGCGCAAAGTGCGTCGCGACGATGTCATCGGGCAGCGGCGCGAACGCGCGCCACGCATCGAGCCCGACGAGATCGCGGCGCAGCAGCCCAAACACGGTCTGCCCGGCCGCGTCGAAACGCACCGGAACATAAAGCCGCAGCGTGTCGTCGGCGATGTAGAGGTCGCGCTGCGCCCATGCGACGGTGTGCGCGAACTGCCACTCACGCGGCTTGGGGCCGTCGCCCTCGTAGCGCTCGGGCCACGTCAGGATCACGTCGGGCGCGCGGTCGAGCACGTATCGCGTGTCGAATTTTTCGTGGCCCTGCCGCCGCTGGCCGGTCGCGATTTCCTTGCGCCCGATGTGCAGATCGACGAGACCCACCATGTCGAGGACGCGCCGGTGGGCGTAGTAGCCGAGCGCGCCGATGGGCAGCGTGGCGATGGTCGAACCCTCGGGCGTCGTTTGCGCGAGTGTCCGCCCGACCATGCCCCAGTCACGCGTCCATTTCACGAGCCGGTCGGCTTTGTACACGTCCAGAAACAGCGACACGCCGGACCACATCCACCATGCGAGAAACAGCCCCGCGGCGACGCGCAGGTTGGGCGCGCGTTCGGGCTCGCGGCCCTTGGCGATCGCGCGCGCGTCCCACCATGGACGCACGACGCGCCACGCCGCCAGCGCCGCCGGAGCGATGACCGGCACAAAGAAGCGGTGGAATGGGAAGAAGTCGCCGCCGACGGCGATGACGTAGGCCGTCTGCACGAGGGTCATGCCCATCGCCGCCCACCACCAGCGCGGCAGGGCGAGGCGATCGGCGTGCGGCATTTTCAGCCAGCGCCACGCGCACGCGGCGGGGAAGACGAGCGAGATCACGGCCGAGAGCCAGTATTGCACGCCCTTCTTCGCGAGTTCGAAGCTCGTCGATCCCACCTTGGCCGCAAAAGTGTTGGGCATGAAGTAACCGAAGTATCGCCAGCGCCATAGCCAATACGCGCCGAACACTCCTATCACGATCGCCGCGAAGAGGGCCGCGCGGGCGAGACGGTCGCGGCGCGCCGGCCACGGCAGAATCCATGACAAAAAGAGCGGCACCGCGAGCAAAATCGCGTCGGGCCGCATGAGCCCCGCGCCCACGGTGATGAGCGCGCTGGCGATCGGCAAATTTCCCCGCTCGATCTCCCGCAGGTGCAGCGCCAGCCCCGCGGCGTAGAGCAGCGCGACGATCGGCGTCTCCATCGCCGACGACGACCAGACGAGGCTGGCGGGCGTGAGAAGCACGAACAGCGCGCCGGCGACATCGACCGACGCGGCGCGTCCGCCGAACGATGTGTCCCGCTCGCGTCGATAGATATGGAGAAGAATGGCGAACACCCCCGCCCACGCCGCGAGGCCGAGCGGCACGGCGACGAGATCGAGACGGCGCACGCCGAGGAGCGCGAAGACGGAGAGCAGGACCATCTGGCCGAAGGCGGTGCAACCCTCGACAACCTCGCCGGGATTGAAGACGATGCCTGCGCCCGCCGCGAGGTTGCGGCTGTACGTCATGGTGATGTACGCGTCGTCGACCGGGCCCGTGATCGGCAACGCGATCCACGCGACGACGAGCACCGCGAATGCGGCGATGAAGATGCGCGCTGATTCGGAAGTTCTCGTCACGGGGCGGTGAATCCGTTCAGGGTCGAAACGGCGGCGAATATACCGTCTCGCATGCCGGGACGTCCATGCCGCGCCCGGGTTCCGGTCCGGCGGCGAATCGGAGAGTTCGATGGGAAAAAAGGTCGCGCTCGCATTCGGGGCTGTCGTCATGGCCACGCTGATCGCAGCGGTCGTTTGGGGTATCGCTCCGCGAATGTGGCCGTTCGAGGGGTTCCGGAAACACGCCGGTCCCTCGATGTCGCTCGTTTTCGTGGGCGACACGGGGCAAGGCGATCAGGCCAAGGACTTCGTCGCCAAGCACGGCTACCGCAAGTCCTTCGAAAAAATCCGTCCGCTCATCCGCGAACACGACTTCCTGATCGGAAACCTCGAAAGCACGCTGACGGATGAACCTCCGTTCCCGGGGCGCGAAACGAGACCGACGCAACCTCCGGAGGCCGTGAACGCGTACGCCGCCGAAGGGTTCGACGTCTTCGGTCTCGCCAACAACCACATGATGGACTTCGGACCGAACGGGCTGGCCGATACCCTCGCGGCGCTCGAGGGCGCTGGAATTCGATATTTCGGAGCAGGTCCGAACGAAGCGGCGGCGCGCGAACCGGCGATCCTTGAAAAGGACGGCCTGCGCGTGGCCCTGCTCGGGTATTGCCAGAACAATCGGCGCCTTCAAAAGGAAGCCGCGTACGCGGGACCGGACGGACCCGGGGTTGCCCGGCTCGATCCGAACATGGTGCGCGCCGACGTCGAACGCGCCCGCTCGCGCGCGGAGTACGTCGTCGTCGTGGTGCACTGGCTCGGGAATTACCGCCGAATCGAGGAAAAAAATGAAACGCTCATCCGCGAAATTGCTGCCGCGAAACCCTCGTTGATCGTCTGCCACGGGCCGCACATGCCTTGGCCGATCGATCTCGTCGATGGCGTTCCGGTCCTCTACTCCATCGGCAACTTCATCTGGCACAGCAAGGGCCAGTTCAAACAGGAAGGCGTCGAGGATTTGGGTTATGGACTGGCGACCAACGTCACCATGGACAAGTTTGGAATCCGCGGAATTCGATTGACGCCTTACGAGTGCAACAATCGCAAAGTGAAGTTCATTCCGGCCCCCGCGACAATCGGGCAGTCGCGCGAACTCTTCCGCCAACTGCTTCGCGTACCGCGAGGGAGGGTCCGGGAGGACGGCGCCTCGGTGATCTGGCGACCGTAATCGACTACGAGCGCCGATACACGAACTCGTAGCCCTGTACCGCGATCACGTCGCCGTCCTTGAGAAACGATTCCGCCATCTCGACGCCGTTGAGCAGCACGTTCTCGACCTCGGGATCGGCCTTGCGCACGCGCAGCCGTCCTTCATTGCGCAGCACGCGGATTTCGAACGCCGCGTCGGGCACGAACTCACCATCGAGTACGTACGCGCATTGGGGGTTTTTCCCCGCCACCCACGACGACCCCGTCATCGCCGCCAGGTTGATCTCATCGCGGCTCGCACCTTCGGGCGCGTTGGCGACGTTCAACTTGCCGCCGACATCGGCGATGCGCGGCGAACGCAGCACGGTGCGTCGCAGCACCACGACCACGCCGCCCAGAATGATGGCGACCACGACGGCAATGCCGGCAACGTAAGGCCAATCGCTCTTCACCGTGTAACTGAACGTCCCCTTCCAGCTCGCCTGATCGCCCTCGAAGACGACATGCGCCTTCGACGAACGCAGTTCGATGATCGCCCGCTGCGGCCCTTTACCGAAACCCGGTCGCAAACGGATCTCGAGTTCGTCGAGGCCGAGCTCGGACCCGGACGCGATCGCGATGTCGTTTCGCAGGATCTCGAAAAAGGACTCGTCGTATTCGATCGTGAATACCGGTCCCGTGGGGATGAACGAGTCGGACTTGAACGCGATGCGTCCCGCATCGACGCGGCCGGCGGTGATGTCGCCCTGCGAGTAGCCGCCCAGATCCCATGTCGGGCCGTCGGATTGCGCAACCACGTGGCCGGGCGGCGTCACCTCGACCTTCACGCGACTCGTCGGAGGCGAGAGATCGGCGTCCAGATAGACGTAGAGTTCGGGTGCGCCGCTCTCCAGAAACAGCGGCATCCGGCCGGTCGTTTCCGTCGGCAACGTCAGGCGCACCTTGGAGGTCACCGTCTCGAGACCCGATTGCAGCAGTTCATTCGCCCCGCTCAACCGAAACGTGATGTCGGTCGCCGCCGATGCGGGCGTCTGCGTCGCCGGGGTTTCGATGGAGACTCCCGCTCCCGCCGGGGACTGCGTGACGGGAGAATCCTCGACGGCCGCCGAGAGCGACGGCGGCGAGCCCGCCTTGATGACGATGCCCGAGTTGAAGACGAGCGTTCCGCCGACGTAACGGCTAGGGTCGCGCAGCCCCTCGGCGTACACCAGGTCTTCGGCCGCGAGGCGCACCATCTCGGTCGGAGGCGGAAGCGCCTTGTCCTTGATCCGATAGACGCCGCGCGCCGATTGCGCGATGCGGCGTTCCTCGAACAGCTCGGCATCCACGGTCTCGTCGGGAATCTTGCCTTCCATGTAAACGCGCGTCAGCCAGAAGCGCCCATCCATCTCGTCGCGATGCAGCTCGGCACCCTGGACGATGTGCGGGTAGCTGGCCGACTTCACGGCATTCTTCCCGTCGGAAAAGACGACCAGCTTGTGCTGGTGCGTGCGCGCGTACTGAATCCGCAGGTCGCGGTCGCGGGGCACCAGGGAACGCAAGTGATTGAGCCCCTCGACCGTCGCGTCATACAGCGCCGGCGTCAGGTAATCGTGGGCGAGCGACGCCTCATGGAATCCCGGCCACGGCTCCTGCGCGCCGCGCGACGGGCCGTAGGTGGGCAGCAGTTTCGACATGGGCGGCTCGGCGCCCGGGGGCGTTGCCTTGCCTTTTTTGGGATCGAGATACTCGGCCAAGGCGTCGACATCCAAGTCGTTCGTGATCTCGAATTTTCGCCAGGGCTCGAAAGGGCCGTCGCCGTCGAAATCGACCACGCCGCGCGAAAACGGCACGACGTACGCAACGACGGGTTTATTCGCGAGACGCAGCTCATCGATGATGTGCTCGAATGTCGCCGGCAGCATGTCGTCGGTGCGCCGGCCCATGTAGCATTTCACGCACCCGGTCATCGTGTTCGTGACATCGACCATGTACACGAAGACCGACCGGGTGACCGGTCGGTCCGCGGCGATCGCGGGCGCCCCAAGAACGCACGCCGCCATCAGTGCCAGCGTGAGATATCCGATCGCGCATCGCCCAAGTCCGCGAGAGTGCCGGGGATTCATGCCGCAAGTCTAGAAGCGGCGCGCGCCAAGATCAATGCGTGGCCACCAGGGTCGGCCGGCTGCTCAGATCGACACCGGGGCCCGCAGATTGAAGAACCGACGCACCATGTTCCAGGTGAGCTCGCGCCTCCACAACATCTCCAGCGCGGTCAGGCCGAGTTTCACGAAATTCGTGAATCCCGACAGCCACATGACGACGCCCGGGTTTCGCCGAAGCGCGGGCGAGCGGCCCATCCACGCGATCAGCGCGCGGGGCACGAAACTCTTGCTCGTCAGATGGTAGAGCGCCATGAATAAACGCTCCTCCGCCGGGCGCGTCATCGTGTCGTCGGCGCGAAACTGCGTGAGCACCTTGTCGCAGACGCCGGCCACCTCGCTCGGTGAGACGATATTCTGCTCGAGCAGCGACTCGGTCAGATCGGTCCCCGGCCACAGCGACAACGAAAACGAATAGAGGTCGAAAGGCCGCGCCATGCGAAGCAGCAGATCCAGCGTCGCCTCGCGGTCCTGCGTTGTGGTCGTCGGGATATCGAGGATGATCTGATAACTCGCCTTCACGCGATGGCGGCGCAGGATGCGGCTGACCTCGACCACCCGGTCGTCCGAGTGGTGTCGCCCGAAGAGCCGGCGATTCACGTCTTCCGACGCCTGCACGCCCATCAGCACGTGATCGAGGCCCGCGCTCTTCAATTCGGCGATGTTCTCGTCCGCGACGACGCGCGGGTCGGTGAGAATCTCGAAGGGCCAGTCGAACTCGGCTTTGTAGAGTCGGGCGAACTCGCGCGTCCACTCACGGTCGAAGGGAAACAGTTCGTCGTCGAACCGTATCCGCGTGAGACCCGGGAAACACTTGCGCGCGTAACGCAGTTCCTCGATCACGTTTTGCGGCGAGCGCACGCGGAAGTACATGCCCTTGCCCTTGTAGATCTTGCGCAGGATGTTGACGTCGCAGAACTTGCACGAAAACGCGCAGCCGCGCGACGAGAGCATCAGATAGATTCGCTCGCCGATCACCGGATCGCCCCGATCGAAGCGGTCGCCGTCGATCACCCACTTGAAGTCGTGGCTGTGGTAGTCGCGGAACGGCAGGCGATCGAGATCCTGCACGAGATCGCGCACCTCGTTTCGCCGGATCGTCCCGCCCACATTGGCCCAGATGCCGGGGATCGCGGTCGCGTCGCCTCCGGTTTCGATGGCCCGGGCGAGCTCGACAATCGAGTCCTCTGCTTCGCCCACGGCGAGGTAGTCGCAGTGGTGGATGCCCACCTCGCGGTCAAACGAGATGTGCGCGCCGCCGAATGCGACCGGCACGCCGAGCCGCTCGCGAATCAGATTCGAAAACTGGATGCCGACCTTCAGATACGCGCCCGCGCGCACTGAGATGCCCACGAACCCAATGCCCTGGTCGCGAAGAAGGCCGAGCATCCGTTCGATTTCGGTTTCGGTCGGGCCGACGTAGTGATGATGCAGGTAGTCCTTGAAATAGATCTCGTGGACCTCAAACCCGGCCCGGCGCAGACACGCGGCGAGCAGACGCACGCCGTTGTTCTCGAACACGTACAGCGAGATGAGCGCGATTTTGAGCCGCATGGTCGACGCGTCGCCTTCCGCTCCGCCCGAAATGCCGGGACAGGATCGGGATTTATACCACGGCGCGGTCGAAAAATCCGCCGCCCCTATCCACTTCGTGGCCGGCGTTACGGGGATTCGTCACGGTCGGATCTCAATCGGCGTTCCATCGGCCACCGCGTCCCAAAGCTCGTCGATCTCGTCATCGGTCATCGCGATGCACCCGAGGGTCCAGTCGGTCCGTGCGTGATTCTTGCCGACCCACGACCACGACGGCGGGAGGCCGTGGATCATGATGTCGCCGCCGGGCGGGCAGCCCTCGCGCTTCGCCTCGGCGCGGTCGGCCTCGTCGGGATACGAGATGCGCAGGGAGCGGTGATAGGCGCTGCTGGGATTGCGTCCCGCGATGCGGTAGCGGCCCTCGGGCGTGCGTCGGTCGCCTTCGCAGCGCTTGTCGCCCTCGGGGTTCGTGCCGAGCGCGACGCGGTAGCGGCGAAGCTCACGATCACCGCGGAACAGCGCGAGTTCACGCCGTCCCTTTTCCACGAGGATGCGATCGGCCTTTTCGGTGAGCGGCAAAAGATCGGTTTCGATTTCGGGTTCGGTCGGCTGTGGCGTCGCGGGCGCGCACCCGAAGACCGGCGTCAGGAGGATGATCGCCCACGAGAACACTACGGCCCTGAATCGGGGCATGATGCGCCTCGCCACCCGGGACAGGCGGCGCGACAAACCGCGACGCCTTGCCCGATGCGCGAAATGACCGGACGGCCCTTTCCATGGGACGACATGCGCCGAGCGCATTCGGTTCCCGGCCCGACGGCTCACCGAGCCGAATTTCCCGACGATCTTGCTTGACAGTGCAAACGCGCGCGTGACAAATAGCCGCGTGTTTCGCTCCCCGCTCAAACATTCGCTTCACCCGCTCGCAGCCGCATTCGTCGTGGCCGCGGCGGTGTTCGCGTTTTCCGCCTGTTCCGACGACGACAAGGCGGACGACGGCCCGCCGTGGTTCGACTGCGAGCCGATGCTCGCCAAGCTCGACGAATGCGGCGTCGTGATCGCGTTCGACGACCTCACCGAGGCCGACCCGGAAGAGGCATACGAATCCTGCCAGTTCGCCAAGGGCAACATGTGGCTTGCCGCATACAAGTGCTACAAGGAAAAGCCCGCCTGCGACGATTTCGCCGAGTGCCTGCCCGAACACGGATTCATCACGCCCGCGGAAATCGGCGACGACGACGCGGATGACGATGCGGCGGACGACGACACGGCCTGACATTGCGCGTCGTCCGGAATCCGGCGACTCGATCCCACGACCTGACTCCCCGCGCCTTGACCGGCTCCGCGCCGCCGTTTAGACATTCCCCGTTTGCGTCGCGGCCATCCGTTCATGAAGGCAGGGGTCCACGTGTCGCTCGACAAGACCCGGGTTCTGCGCCGAAAAAAGCGCGCCCGCACGGTGCTGCTGATCGTGCTGCTCGTCGGTGCGTCCGCTCTCGCCGGGGTCTCGTGGCTTCTGCGCGGCAAGGACCGACTCATCTCGGCGAAAATCGACGCCGCTCTCGCGGTCGTGGAACGCAAGACGGGCCTTCGCATCGGATACGAGACATTCACGACCAACATGACCAGCAGCGCGTCGTTTACCGGCGTGCGCGTGGCGATGAAGGACGGACCCGTCGGCGCGGAAACGACACTCGCCG
The Deltaproteobacteria bacterium DNA segment above includes these coding regions:
- a CDS encoding IS4 family transposase, which codes for MTGLAFRRPCFRGRVASASTSAYCQARARLDPAWLGEIHGSLLRSMETRFAGRGLWCGRNVVVVDGSAVSMPDSASNQTAFPQPRTQKPGCGFPVARIAVIFSLAAGAMLDLAWDSLHAAETTLFRRMWPGLRAGDVVLGDRGFSALADLWCLQLRGVDCVVRKNARRSVGVREVKRLGENDRWVDWVKSKEIPVW
- a CDS encoding CapA family protein, which codes for MGKKVALAFGAVVMATLIAAVVWGIAPRMWPFEGFRKHAGPSMSLVFVGDTGQGDQAKDFVAKHGYRKSFEKIRPLIREHDFLIGNLESTLTDEPPFPGRETRPTQPPEAVNAYAAEGFDVFGLANNHMMDFGPNGLADTLAALEGAGIRYFGAGPNEAAAREPAILEKDGLRVALLGYCQNNRRLQKEAAYAGPDGPGVARLDPNMVRADVERARSRAEYVVVVVHWLGNYRRIEEKNETLIREIAAAKPSLIVCHGPHMPWPIDLVDGVPVLYSIGNFIWHSKGQFKQEGVEDLGYGLATNVTMDKFGIRGIRLTPYECNNRKVKFIPAPATIGQSRELFRQLLRVPRGRVREDGASVIWRP
- a CDS encoding radical SAM protein codes for the protein MRLKIALISLYVFENNGVRLLAACLRRAGFEVHEIYFKDYLHHHYVGPTETEIERMLGLLRDQGIGFVGISVRAGAYLKVGIQFSNLIRERLGVPVAFGGAHISFDREVGIHHCDYLAVGEAEDSIVELARAIETGGDATAIPGIWANVGGTIRRNEVRDLVQDLDRLPFRDYHSHDFKWVIDGDRFDRGDPVIGERIYLMLSSRGCAFSCKFCDVNILRKIYKGKGMYFRVRSPQNVIEELRYARKCFPGLTRIRFDDELFPFDREWTREFARLYKAEFDWPFEILTDPRVVADENIAELKSAGLDHVLMGVQASEDVNRRLFGRHHSDDRVVEVSRILRRHRVKASYQIILDIPTTTTQDREATLDLLLRMARPFDLYSFSLSLWPGTDLTESLLEQNIVSPSEVAGVCDKVLTQFRADDTMTRPAEERLFMALYHLTSKSFVPRALIAWMGRSPALRRNPGVVMWLSGFTNFVKLGLTALEMLWRRELTWNMVRRFFNLRAPVSI
- a CDS encoding L,D-transpeptidase family protein, with amino-acid sequence MPRFRAVVFSWAIILLTPVFGCAPATPQPTEPEIETDLLPLTEKADRILVEKGRRELALFRGDRELRRYRVALGTNPEGDKRCEGDRRTPEGRYRIAGRNPSSAYHRSLRISYPDEADRAEAKREGCPPGGDIMIHGLPPSWSWVGKNHARTDWTLGCIAMTDDEIDELWDAVADGTPIEIRP